The Algoriphagus sp. TR-M9 genome has a window encoding:
- the mltG gene encoding endolytic transglycosylase MltG, with protein MKSDKRKNLYLILVITSSVLMISLSFYFYQVFFSPNVLIDSEQAYTLKIKSNSTFKTVSNQLYEDEVVNDIVSFSFLAKVMEYQENVKPGLYVLQPKMTNLELVRLLRAGRQTPVRVTFNNVRTKEDLAEKITANLEINEQQFLDLIQDSVYIRKFDFDEETVMSMFIPNTYELWWNTSAEGLFDRMYKEYQSFWTEERKSKASQLGLNEREVSTLASIVQAESQKADERPRIAGVYLNRLRLNMPLQADPTLVFALGNFELKRVLNVHKEVDSPYNTYMYAGLPPGPINLPDINSLDAVLNAEEHKYLYFCAKADFSGYHAFATNLAQHNANARRYQAALNAAKIY; from the coding sequence ATGAAAAGTGATAAACGCAAAAACCTATACCTGATATTAGTCATTACCAGTTCGGTACTGATGATCAGCCTTTCTTTCTATTTCTATCAGGTTTTTTTCAGCCCAAATGTGCTCATTGATTCTGAGCAGGCTTACACGCTGAAAATCAAATCTAATTCTACGTTCAAAACTGTATCAAACCAACTTTATGAAGATGAAGTGGTCAATGATATTGTGAGCTTTTCATTTCTTGCCAAAGTGATGGAATACCAGGAAAATGTAAAACCTGGACTCTATGTGCTTCAGCCTAAAATGACCAATCTAGAACTGGTCCGCCTGCTCCGGGCCGGAAGGCAAACTCCAGTGCGGGTCACTTTTAATAATGTGCGGACCAAGGAAGACCTGGCAGAGAAAATTACAGCCAATCTAGAAATCAACGAGCAGCAGTTTTTGGATTTAATCCAAGATTCGGTCTATATCCGCAAATTCGACTTCGATGAGGAGACCGTCATGAGTATGTTTATCCCAAACACTTATGAACTTTGGTGGAACACCAGCGCAGAAGGGCTTTTTGACAGAATGTACAAGGAGTACCAAAGCTTTTGGACTGAAGAGCGAAAGTCCAAAGCCAGTCAGCTGGGACTCAACGAGCGGGAAGTGAGCACTTTGGCCAGCATAGTACAAGCTGAGAGCCAGAAGGCGGATGAGCGACCTCGAATAGCGGGCGTGTACCTGAACCGGCTTAGACTCAACATGCCATTGCAAGCTGACCCTACTTTGGTGTTTGCCCTTGGTAATTTTGAACTAAAGCGAGTACTCAATGTCCACAAGGAAGTGGATAGCCCCTATAATACTTACATGTATGCGGGACTCCCTCCTGGCCCCATCAATCTGCCTGATATTAATTCCCTGGATGCAGTACTGAATGCCGAAGAACATAAGTACTTGTACTTTTGTGCCAAAGCCGATTTCTCCGGCTACCATGCTTTTGCCACCAACCTGGCGCAGCATAATGCAAATGCAAGACGGTATCAAGCTGCTTTGAATGCAGCCAAAATTTATTAG
- a CDS encoding (deoxy)nucleoside triphosphate pyrophosphohydrolase — translation MKEILVTCALILKVGKVLCTQRSEYMRLPGKWEFPGGKVEQGESPEACLRREIAEELDIAIKILGSLSPIQHSYDGKVRIRLLPYLCEWQSGVLNLQEHQRYCWRGEKDLKELDWAEADQPIVEELLEKWNPIFQKYIKL, via the coding sequence ATGAAAGAAATTCTGGTCACATGTGCATTGATTTTGAAAGTGGGGAAGGTACTTTGTACCCAGCGATCTGAGTACATGCGTCTCCCCGGAAAGTGGGAGTTTCCAGGTGGTAAAGTGGAGCAAGGAGAAAGTCCAGAAGCCTGTCTGAGGCGGGAAATAGCAGAAGAGCTGGACATAGCAATCAAGATCTTAGGAAGCCTGAGCCCTATACAGCATTCTTATGATGGAAAGGTAAGAATCAGATTATTGCCTTATCTATGTGAATGGCAAAGTGGGGTTCTAAATTTACAGGAACATCAAAGGTACTGCTGGCGGGGAGAAAAAGACTTAAAGGAGCTAGATTGGGCAGAGGCAGACCAGCCCATAGTCGAGGAGCTCTTGGAGAAATGGAACCCAATCTTCCAAAAATACATTAAATTATAG
- a CDS encoding L-threonylcarbamoyladenylate synthase, whose protein sequence is MPAEFIKLYEENPDPVKIRQIVKSLRDGAVVIYPTDTVYGMGCDITNQRAVERICKIKGINPRKHNFSIICADLSNISQFTRVISKQVFKMMKKALPGPFTFILPASNQVPKILHSKKKTLGIRVPNHNVPRMLVEELGYPILTTSIHDEDEVVEYSTDPELIFEKYQHLVDVVIDGGYGQNVASTVLDCTGDEVEVLREGLGQLEELE, encoded by the coding sequence ATGCCAGCCGAATTTATCAAGCTATACGAAGAAAATCCTGACCCTGTCAAAATCAGGCAGATTGTAAAAAGTCTGCGGGATGGTGCTGTGGTCATCTACCCAACAGACACAGTCTATGGTATGGGCTGCGATATTACCAATCAGCGGGCAGTGGAGCGGATTTGCAAAATCAAGGGCATTAATCCCCGCAAGCATAATTTCTCCATTATATGTGCGGACTTGAGCAATATTTCTCAATTTACCCGGGTAATCAGCAAGCAGGTTTTCAAGATGATGAAAAAAGCCTTGCCAGGCCCCTTCACCTTTATCTTACCGGCCAGCAATCAGGTGCCGAAAATTTTGCACAGCAAGAAAAAAACACTGGGTATTCGAGTGCCCAATCACAATGTCCCAAGAATGCTCGTGGAGGAATTGGGCTATCCCATTCTTACTACTTCCATACATGATGAAGACGAGGTGGTGGAGTATAGCACCGATCCAGAGTTGATTTTTGAAAAATACCAGCATCTCGTAGATGTAGTGATCGACGGGGGCTATGGTCAGAATGTGGCATCCACGGTTCTGGACTGTACAGGTGATGAGGTGGAAGTACTGCGAGAGGGCTTGGGACAACTAGAAGAATTAGAATAA
- a CDS encoding WbqC family protein — MSRKLAVDLPYFPNLEYFAALAEADEILLCSGDLYQRQSYFNRTKIRLANKIETLSVPIQGRRPRIPLSQIKIDNQQKWLNTHLRGIQSAYGKAPFYEFYFPYFEQVFLGEQESLWDLNLEVLTICLKLLGFPVKMSVVHTLENKKGLIDIRGQMLPSKPFMHRDYYSPVPYFQLFGLDFEPNLSVLDLLFCEGPTAKSILLKSVKKH; from the coding sequence ATGAGTAGAAAATTGGCGGTAGATCTGCCTTACTTTCCTAACCTAGAGTATTTTGCCGCCTTGGCGGAGGCAGATGAAATCTTGCTTTGTTCGGGGGATTTATACCAGCGCCAGTCCTATTTTAATAGGACAAAAATCCGCTTGGCCAATAAAATAGAAACCCTCTCTGTGCCCATTCAAGGGAGGAGGCCCAGGATTCCGCTCAGCCAAATCAAAATCGATAATCAGCAAAAATGGTTGAATACCCACTTGAGAGGTATTCAGAGTGCTTACGGCAAGGCACCGTTTTACGAGTTTTATTTCCCCTATTTTGAGCAAGTTTTTCTAGGTGAGCAAGAAAGTTTGTGGGATCTGAATCTGGAAGTCCTGACAATCTGTCTTAAATTATTGGGGTTTCCTGTCAAGATGAGCGTGGTCCATACTTTAGAAAATAAGAAGGGGTTAATAGACATAAGGGGGCAGATGCTGCCTTCAAAGCCATTTATGCACAGAGATTACTATAGCCCAGTGCCTTATTTTCAACTTTTTGGCTTAGACTTTGAGCCAAACCTTTCGGTGCTGGATTTGTTGTTTTGTGAAGGACCCACTGCGAAAAGCATCTTATTAAAGTCTGTAAAAAAACACTGA
- a CDS encoding ATP-dependent Clp protease ATP-binding subunit, which yields MEAKFSNRVKEVISLSREEALRLGHDYIGTEHLLLGMIREGEGVAVSILKKLGVPMDELRNAIERAVKGTANHNVKNMANIPLTRQSEKVLKITYLEAKIFKSQLIGTEHLLLSILRDEDNIATQILNKFDVNYDSVKEMLEMSSDSPPRARAEAEDGDDDGSKLFGSTGSGSGSSKPGAEKSRTPVLDNFGRDLTKMAEDDKLDPIIGREKEIERVAQILSRRKKNNPILIGEPGVGKTAIAEGLALRIVQKKVSRVLFNKRVVTLDLASLVAGTKYRGQFEERMKAVMNELEKSPNVILFIDELHTIVGAGGASGSLDASNMFKPALARGEIQCIGATTLDEYRQYIEKDGALARRFQMVMVDATTPEETVQILNNIKDKYEDHHNVNYTEEAIDACVKLSDRYISDRYLPDKAIDILDEAGARVHINNIHVPEEILKLEAEVEDIKSEKNRVVKSQKYEEAAQLRDKEKKLLEQLETAKNKWEEESKSRRYTVNEDHVAEVIAMMTGVPAKRIAQNEGAKLLGMNEELSGKVIGQDEAIKKLTKAIQRTRVGLKDPKKPIGSFIFLGPTGVGKTELAKMLATYLFDKEDSLIRIDMSEYMEKFSVSRLVGAPPGYVGYEEGGQLTEKVRRKPYSVVLLDEIEKAHPDVFNILLQVLDDGILTDGLGRKVDFRNTIIIMTSNIGVRDLKDFGAGIGFANKAKTDNMDEVMKSTIQTALKKAFSPEFLNRLDDVVVFNSLSKEHIFKIIDISLGKLFSRITDLGYKIELTEKAKEFLAEKGYDQQYGARPLNRAIQKYLEDAIAEEILKGDLSEGDVITADYSGEGTELSIAVKKKEKAEE from the coding sequence ATGGAAGCAAAATTTTCGAACAGAGTCAAAGAGGTGATCTCTCTAAGCCGCGAAGAAGCTCTTCGCCTGGGGCATGATTACATTGGCACAGAGCACCTCTTACTGGGGATGATTCGCGAAGGTGAAGGTGTTGCTGTTTCCATTCTTAAGAAATTGGGAGTGCCAATGGATGAACTTCGCAATGCGATAGAGCGGGCCGTCAAAGGAACCGCCAACCACAATGTGAAGAACATGGCAAATATCCCTTTGACCAGACAGTCAGAGAAGGTATTGAAAATAACATATCTAGAAGCCAAAATCTTCAAAAGCCAATTGATAGGTACGGAGCATTTACTCCTCTCCATTCTGCGGGATGAAGACAATATAGCAACTCAAATTCTCAACAAATTTGACGTCAATTACGATTCCGTCAAGGAAATGCTGGAAATGTCCTCAGACTCTCCGCCTAGAGCAAGAGCTGAAGCCGAAGATGGAGATGACGATGGTTCCAAATTATTTGGTTCTACCGGAAGTGGCTCAGGATCCTCTAAGCCTGGTGCAGAAAAGTCCAGAACACCCGTCCTGGATAATTTCGGCCGTGACCTGACCAAAATGGCTGAGGATGATAAGTTAGATCCCATCATCGGTAGAGAAAAGGAAATAGAGCGCGTAGCGCAAATACTATCCAGAAGAAAGAAAAACAACCCTATCCTTATAGGTGAGCCAGGTGTGGGTAAAACCGCAATAGCTGAGGGTTTGGCCTTAAGGATCGTACAGAAAAAAGTTTCCCGCGTGTTGTTCAACAAGCGCGTGGTGACCTTGGATCTGGCCTCTTTGGTAGCTGGTACCAAATATAGGGGTCAGTTTGAGGAGCGTATGAAAGCCGTGATGAACGAGTTGGAGAAATCTCCAAATGTCATCTTGTTTATCGATGAGCTGCATACCATTGTTGGAGCAGGTGGAGCTTCAGGTTCCCTAGATGCATCCAATATGTTCAAACCGGCTTTGGCACGTGGAGAAATCCAATGCATAGGTGCTACTACACTAGATGAGTATCGCCAGTATATTGAAAAAGATGGAGCTTTGGCCCGACGGTTTCAGATGGTCATGGTAGATGCTACCACGCCTGAGGAGACTGTGCAGATCCTGAATAACATCAAGGATAAGTATGAAGATCATCACAATGTAAATTATACCGAAGAGGCGATTGACGCTTGTGTGAAACTATCTGACCGATACATTTCTGATCGATATCTTCCGGATAAGGCTATAGATATACTAGACGAAGCAGGAGCAAGAGTGCATATTAATAACATTCATGTGCCTGAAGAAATCCTGAAGCTGGAAGCGGAAGTAGAGGATATCAAATCAGAGAAAAACCGAGTGGTCAAATCTCAGAAATATGAAGAGGCAGCTCAGTTGAGAGATAAGGAAAAGAAGCTTCTCGAACAACTGGAAACTGCGAAGAATAAGTGGGAAGAAGAAAGCAAGTCCCGTAGATACACGGTAAACGAGGATCATGTAGCGGAAGTAATTGCTATGATGACAGGAGTTCCTGCCAAGCGGATCGCCCAGAACGAAGGAGCGAAATTGCTAGGCATGAATGAAGAACTCTCCGGTAAAGTAATCGGACAGGATGAAGCAATCAAGAAACTCACCAAGGCAATACAGCGAACCAGAGTAGGATTGAAAGATCCCAAAAAACCCATAGGGTCCTTCATTTTCCTAGGTCCTACCGGTGTAGGTAAGACAGAACTAGCCAAGATGCTGGCTACTTACCTCTTTGACAAAGAGGATTCACTGATCCGAATCGATATGTCGGAATACATGGAGAAGTTCTCCGTGTCCAGGTTGGTAGGAGCACCTCCAGGCTATGTGGGATATGAAGAAGGTGGACAGTTGACAGAAAAGGTCCGAAGAAAGCCTTACTCCGTGGTGCTGCTGGATGAAATTGAAAAAGCCCACCCTGATGTATTCAATATTTTACTTCAGGTTCTGGACGATGGTATACTTACCGATGGTCTGGGGAGAAAAGTGGATTTTAGAAATACCATCATCATCATGACTTCCAATATTGGCGTTCGTGATCTGAAGGATTTCGGAGCTGGAATTGGGTTTGCAAACAAAGCCAAAACTGATAATATGGATGAGGTGATGAAATCAACCATCCAGACTGCCCTGAAAAAAGCCTTCAGTCCTGAATTCTTGAATAGATTGGATGATGTGGTGGTGTTCAATTCTCTGAGCAAGGAACATATCTTCAAAATCATCGATATCAGCTTAGGAAAGTTGTTCTCCAGAATCACAGACCTGGGATATAAGATTGAGTTGACTGAAAAAGCCAAGGAATTCTTAGCAGAAAAAGGCTATGATCAGCAATATGGTGCAAGACCTCTAAACAGGGCCATTCAGAAATATCTGGAAGATGCCATAGCTGAGGAAATCCTGAAAGGGGATCTTTCTGAAGGTGATGTGATTACCGCAGATTATTCCGGAGAGGGAACCGAACTGAGCATTGCCGTTAAGAAGAAAGAAAAAGCAGAAGAGTAA
- a CDS encoding RNA polymerase sigma factor: protein MSIEKEHFLSCIESNKGIIYKVANSYCKDVDDREDLIQEIILQLWKAYPSYNPAYKLSTWMYRIALNVAISAYRKASKRSQIYQPLSETAIYLEEDKIESNENRALLQALIRELKEIDRALILLYLDGYLYPEISKVLGLSESNVATKLSRIKQQLKQKFTAQ, encoded by the coding sequence TTGTCCATCGAAAAAGAACATTTCCTGTCCTGTATTGAATCCAACAAAGGGATCATATACAAAGTGGCAAACTCCTATTGCAAGGATGTGGACGATCGCGAAGATCTAATCCAGGAAATCATCCTCCAGCTTTGGAAAGCTTATCCCAGCTATAATCCAGCCTATAAACTGAGTACCTGGATGTATAGAATTGCCTTGAATGTAGCGATTTCAGCTTACCGAAAAGCAAGTAAGCGGAGCCAGATTTATCAACCGCTCTCAGAAACTGCCATATACCTGGAAGAGGATAAAATCGAGTCAAATGAAAACAGAGCTCTATTACAGGCCTTAATCAGAGAACTTAAAGAGATAGACCGTGCACTAATACTTCTTTACCTAGATGGCTATTTGTACCCTGAGATTAGCAAAGTATTAGGCTTGTCAGAAAGTAATGTGGCGACCAAACTCTCTCGCATCAAACAACAATTGAAACAGAAATTCACAGCACAATAA
- the polX gene encoding DNA polymerase/3'-5' exonuclease PolX, with protein MDHKTLLKKLKLSIQLMELHDENSFKIRSYQSALIALERGDQDIMTLSESELSKINGVGKSILEAIRQLKETDSFTLLDELIAKTPEGILEVLQIKGLGPKKVKTLWKELGITSTHELMEACQSGKVAKIKGFGEKTQNTIIANLEFTASNAGKWLFADIEETIEGLQAKFESLAKDAEVAVVGDFARKMEIIHQAEFLIATDNPASISSALTADGSFEWNLAQSGPKTLRGQLQELDLQVWVHFCEQADFCWKKLAFTASALHLQTKVDEKETVAQKLRKGNFSTEPEFFSVNELQFIPAELREGFGEIALAKENKIPELLKDENLKGILHNHSTYSDGKHSLRQMAEHCRDLGYEYLGISDHSQTAFYAGGLDVEKIQKQHEEIDSLNKELAPFRIFKGIESDILSDGKLDYENEVLASFDFIVSSVHSILNMDVKRATSRLITAIENPYTTILGHPTGRLLLRRQGYPIDHKAIIDACAANHVVIEINANPWRLDLDWRWVSYALEQGVMLSINPDAHEMDGYADMKYGVLVGRKGGLTKKMTLNALSVDELGNYFDKRLGKIKVKK; from the coding sequence TTGGACCATAAGACTCTTCTGAAAAAACTTAAACTCAGCATTCAGCTGATGGAACTCCACGATGAAAACTCTTTTAAAATCCGCAGCTATCAAAGCGCGCTGATTGCGCTAGAGCGGGGAGATCAGGACATTATGACCCTTAGCGAAAGCGAATTATCCAAAATAAACGGAGTGGGAAAAAGTATTCTGGAGGCTATACGACAACTGAAAGAAACGGATTCTTTTACGCTTCTAGATGAACTGATCGCCAAAACTCCCGAGGGGATTTTGGAAGTTTTGCAGATCAAAGGATTAGGACCTAAAAAGGTGAAAACACTTTGGAAAGAACTGGGAATCACCTCCACCCACGAGCTGATGGAGGCCTGCCAGTCCGGAAAAGTCGCCAAAATCAAAGGTTTTGGTGAGAAAACCCAAAACACCATTATTGCTAATTTGGAATTTACAGCTTCCAATGCGGGCAAATGGCTTTTCGCAGATATTGAGGAGACCATTGAGGGTCTTCAGGCAAAGTTTGAATCTCTGGCAAAAGATGCTGAAGTCGCCGTGGTCGGTGACTTTGCTAGGAAAATGGAAATCATCCATCAGGCTGAATTCCTCATTGCTACAGACAATCCGGCTTCCATCAGTTCAGCTCTAACCGCCGACGGATCTTTTGAATGGAACCTTGCACAATCCGGTCCCAAAACCCTTCGCGGCCAACTGCAGGAGCTAGACCTACAAGTCTGGGTTCACTTCTGTGAGCAAGCAGACTTCTGCTGGAAAAAACTGGCCTTTACTGCCTCGGCCTTGCATCTCCAAACCAAAGTGGACGAAAAAGAAACGGTAGCCCAGAAGCTTAGAAAAGGAAATTTCTCCACAGAACCTGAATTTTTCTCTGTCAATGAACTGCAGTTTATCCCTGCAGAACTCAGAGAGGGCTTTGGGGAAATCGCCTTGGCCAAGGAGAACAAAATCCCTGAATTACTGAAAGATGAGAACCTAAAAGGAATCCTGCACAATCACTCTACCTACAGTGACGGCAAACACAGTCTAAGACAGATGGCCGAGCACTGCAGAGACCTGGGTTATGAATATTTGGGGATTTCAGATCATAGTCAGACTGCCTTTTACGCAGGAGGGCTGGACGTGGAAAAAATCCAGAAACAGCACGAGGAGATTGATTCCCTCAATAAGGAATTGGCGCCATTCAGGATCTTCAAAGGCATAGAAAGCGACATACTTTCTGATGGGAAGCTGGATTATGAAAATGAGGTTTTGGCAAGTTTTGACTTCATCGTATCCTCGGTGCATTCTATTTTGAATATGGATGTTAAGCGCGCGACCAGTAGACTAATCACCGCTATAGAAAATCCATATACTACTATTCTAGGCCATCCAACCGGGAGGTTACTCCTACGGCGTCAAGGCTATCCAATAGATCATAAAGCGATTATTGATGCCTGTGCAGCAAACCATGTAGTCATAGAAATCAACGCCAATCCCTGGAGACTGGATCTGGACTGGAGATGGGTAAGCTATGCGCTGGAACAGGGCGTAATGCTCTCCATCAATCCCGATGCTCACGAAATGGACGGTTATGCAGACATGAAATATGGAGTGCTCGTTGGGCGAAAAGGAGGATTGACTAAAAAGATGACACTGAATGCATTGAGTGTAGATGAGTTAGGAAACTATTTTGACAAAAGACTGGGAAAGATAAAGGTCAAAAAATAA
- a CDS encoding EVE domain-containing protein, translating into MNYWLVKSEPRSYSWDDFVAVQEEVWDGVRNYQARNFLKEMKLGDQVFFYHSGKEKAIVGLAEVSEEQFPDPTHQDWVAVKLKVLQPLASPVSLAAIKAEDRLAELPMLKQSRLSVLPMSKSEFDILYQMGS; encoded by the coding sequence ATGAACTATTGGTTGGTCAAATCAGAGCCAAGATCTTACTCCTGGGATGATTTTGTAGCTGTACAAGAAGAAGTCTGGGATGGGGTGCGGAATTACCAGGCCCGCAATTTCCTGAAGGAAATGAAGCTGGGAGATCAGGTGTTTTTCTATCACAGTGGCAAAGAGAAAGCCATAGTGGGATTGGCAGAAGTCAGTGAGGAGCAGTTTCCTGACCCTACCCATCAGGACTGGGTGGCGGTGAAATTGAAAGTGCTGCAACCTTTGGCCAGCCCAGTTAGTTTGGCTGCTATCAAGGCTGAGGACAGGCTTGCCGAGCTTCCTATGCTGAAGCAGTCCAGGTTATCGGTGCTTCCAATGAGTAAAAGTGAATTTGACATACTATATCAAATGGGTTCATGA
- a CDS encoding transcriptional regulator, translating into MKRYLLFCLLFALAIQAQAQLKFLSRHEVPSELYDPVFEMVGTEEGVVSFRTVPEKGLNFKQKFQYFISDLELKSESGLIEFPVKDGYQMIGYDYFEGMLYVLFAKGYNSIGDKYVLQIELHTKKGLEFDVSNVLEMELTEFLVQERKVIFMGTSDSRPVLQILDLDTKSVHTLQGIYGNDTQIMQIRKMPESKSLEVVLSRKGVYKNRDILINTYDLNGNLLREVKVDQFGEQGQGIMDGMLVSTGQYQEAMIGAFGLERRNTYQGMYIMDLNEFGEYNFKLYTLEDFPNFYNYLEGKSREKREADVLKDLDKEKTPEIINKYAIRDIRQKEDAYYIYFDQFTVSNNRSGYIPGVSSSNGGYRYDRWSRMGNTVMNDPIMGTRFPSQSYQVVPEFRYQSAHFVKVSKAGPVLWDNASTYNEMVTTYPEAFGEIAVVGEEFYHMFVENLILKLSYFNKGEKIFENLEFEIKLINENERIQDTNVESLRLIHWYDRYYLMSGTQKIRYQANDRTEQVREVFFLTKILVDGDLYQPEELPD; encoded by the coding sequence ATGAAAAGATACCTTCTATTTTGTTTGCTTTTTGCCCTGGCCATTCAGGCTCAGGCACAGTTGAAATTCCTGTCCAGACACGAAGTGCCTTCAGAACTCTATGATCCTGTTTTTGAAATGGTGGGGACAGAAGAAGGCGTTGTTTCTTTTCGTACTGTTCCCGAAAAGGGCCTGAATTTCAAGCAAAAGTTTCAATACTTCATTTCTGACCTAGAGCTGAAATCAGAGTCTGGCTTGATTGAGTTTCCGGTCAAGGATGGCTATCAGATGATAGGTTATGATTATTTTGAAGGGATGCTGTATGTGCTTTTTGCCAAGGGATACAACAGCATAGGAGACAAATATGTGCTTCAAATCGAACTGCATACCAAAAAGGGGCTGGAGTTTGATGTCAGTAATGTGCTTGAGATGGAGCTCACCGAGTTTTTGGTTCAGGAAAGGAAGGTGATTTTTATGGGTACTTCAGATTCCCGACCGGTATTGCAGATTTTGGATTTGGATACCAAGAGCGTACATACCTTGCAGGGGATTTATGGCAATGACACCCAAATCATGCAAATCAGGAAAATGCCAGAATCCAAGTCCCTGGAAGTCGTGCTCAGCAGAAAGGGCGTGTATAAAAACCGGGATATCCTGATCAATACCTATGACCTGAACGGGAATTTGCTTCGGGAAGTAAAAGTGGACCAGTTTGGTGAGCAAGGGCAGGGAATCATGGATGGGATGTTGGTCTCCACAGGCCAGTATCAAGAGGCTATGATCGGGGCTTTTGGGCTGGAGCGTAGAAATACCTACCAAGGCATGTACATTATGGACCTGAACGAGTTTGGGGAATACAATTTCAAGCTGTACACTCTAGAGGACTTTCCTAACTTTTACAATTACCTGGAAGGGAAATCCAGAGAAAAAAGAGAAGCGGATGTGCTGAAAGATCTGGACAAGGAGAAAACCCCGGAGATTATAAATAAATACGCCATCCGGGATATCAGACAAAAAGAAGATGCCTATTACATCTATTTTGATCAGTTTACGGTAAGCAATAACCGCTCAGGATATATACCCGGAGTAAGTTCATCTAATGGAGGATATCGCTATGACAGATGGAGCCGAATGGGTAATACCGTCATGAACGACCCTATCATGGGCACCAGGTTTCCGAGTCAGAGCTATCAGGTGGTGCCAGAATTCCGTTATCAATCCGCCCATTTTGTAAAAGTGTCCAAAGCAGGTCCTGTTCTTTGGGATAATGCCAGTACCTATAATGAGATGGTCACTACTTATCCTGAGGCTTTTGGAGAAATAGCCGTGGTTGGTGAGGAGTTTTATCACATGTTTGTAGAAAATCTCATTCTCAAACTCAGCTATTTCAACAAGGGAGAAAAGATCTTTGAAAACCTGGAATTTGAAATCAAACTCATCAATGAAAACGAAAGGATTCAGGATACCAACGTAGAAAGCCTGCGTCTCATCCATTGGTATGATAGGTATTACTTAATGTCCGGAACCCAAAAAATCCGGTATCAAGCAAACGATAGAACTGAGCAGGTTCGGGAGGTGTTTTTCCTGACCAAAATCCTCGTAGATGGGGATTTGTATCAGCCGGAAGAGCTCCCGGACTAG
- the pyrR gene encoding bifunctional pyr operon transcriptional regulator/uracil phosphoribosyltransferase PyrR, with protein sequence MQKRLVLDEGQIEIILRRFCHQLIENHDDFDNTVLLGLQPRGPILLDKIVTLLEEISGVKVPSGYLDATFHRDDFRRRDFPLKANETKINFLVEGKKVILVDDVLYKGRSVRAAMDAMIAFGRPQKVELMVLVDRKLTRDYPIMPDYYGVRVHTLESQYVVVEWQNQGHEKDAIWITEKVKP encoded by the coding sequence ATGCAAAAAAGGCTAGTCTTAGACGAAGGACAGATTGAGATCATACTCAGACGATTCTGTCATCAATTGATCGAAAATCATGATGATTTTGACAATACGGTGCTTCTGGGATTGCAACCTAGAGGACCCATATTGCTGGATAAAATTGTGACACTTTTAGAAGAAATATCCGGAGTGAAAGTACCTTCCGGATATTTGGATGCGACTTTTCACAGAGATGATTTCCGCAGACGTGATTTTCCGCTGAAAGCAAACGAAACCAAAATCAATTTTCTTGTAGAAGGAAAAAAAGTGATCTTGGTAGATGATGTGCTGTACAAAGGAAGGTCTGTGCGAGCCGCTATGGATGCCATGATCGCCTTTGGGAGACCCCAAAAAGTGGAATTGATGGTGCTAGTAGATCGAAAGCTCACCCGAGACTACCCCATCATGCCGGATTATTATGGCGTAAGAGTACATACGCTGGAAAGTCAGTATGTGGTGGTGGAATGGCAAAACCAAGGCCACGAAAAGGATGCAATTTGGATCACAGAGAAAGTTAAACCCTAA